The Cylindrospermum stagnale PCC 7417 genome segment TTTACAACCCATGCAGATATCAAAGAAATTCTACTTGACACAGGCAATCAAGCAATCGTCGAAAACTCGCCTATCGATTTCTATTGGGGTTGTGGTTCTGATGGTAGTGGCAAAAATATGTTGGGAATTATTTTAATGGAAGTTCGAGAAATACTACGACATAGCTAATACATACAACACAAAAGTTAGCAATTTTACTGTAAAATAATAGTGTACTTGTGAAAGCTTGCCCTATCTGACGCCTAAAATAAGTATTCAGGCGCAGGCAATCTCAAGGACTAAAACTAATCTTCGTAAATTCCAACTTTTGGTAGCACCTGATCCTGCAAGAGTATTTGTCTAAAATCTACTTTGAAAGGCATACTCTCGTAGATTAGTTTTAGTGTCGCAATTTCTAATTAGGAGTAAGGATATTATGTCTCTATTACGAAAAGTAAAGAAATATTACAAATGGTTCTGGGATGAAGCCTTTGGAGGTGACTACGATGCTTGGGGTACAAGTACCTACTTTATGGAAATTGGTATTGATTTATATGCCAACAGACAATTAGAAGTTTACGAAAACGGCAACGTATTATCTTACGATGGCAGCCACCACGCGGATAATTTTGGCAGGCTATGCGATCAAAGATTAGGTGATGGGGATATCCAAGAATTTGAAATTTCCAAAGCGGAATTTGAACAAGTTTGGCAAACCAAAATCCCCATAAATAGAGCAATTATCTAGCTGAGGTAGGTAGAAAAATCAGCCTGCAAAATTTCTAATGCTCCGGTAATTTAGGCAGTTAATTTGGGCAAATTGCCTACCGGCTAAACACAAACTGTGCTTACTTTCTCCAAAATTTACACTTGAATATTTGATATTAGTCAAAAAAGCCATAACCTGGTTTATAGTATATGGGTTTACTTAAAACTATGTATTAAAACCCTTGGTTACTCCCGCGAATACAGCAGATTTTGGCTTTCGGATAGACTTTGCACAAGATACAGAAGATCCTGGCAGAATTTTTCGGGCTTTTTCCGGACTTATAGATTTTTGTCAAGTAACAGATAAAATTTTAATTAAATCCCTTGATTTAGATATCGAACCAGCTTTGTTATTAAGCGATATACAGCAAGGTTCGATTACTGTTTGGCTCAAAAATGTCTTGAATTATTCCCCGGATAAAAATTCAAAACATTTAGATTTAAAACGTATTATTGATTATTTAGTTCAAGTAAAGTCTCATATCTTCGTAGATTTTATAAAAGCAAGAAAAACAATCCAAAATAAAGAAGAAATTTTAGATTTACAAAATACATTCATAGCTTTAGCAAAAAATGCCAACACGAATGAGCTTTATATTTATACACCTCCAAGTGATAAAGATTTATTGTACAGTATAGATAAGTTGCAATTACCTTTATCTGAACTTCAGGCAGCGGATAAACTATATTACTTAACTCCAAAATCAAATTTTTTGATTAATCAAGATTTTAGTATTTCTCAAGAAGCTAGAGATAATCTATTAGTTGAAAAAACAATAGAATCTGAATCAGAAATGATTTTAAAAGTTAAGAAACCAGATTATCTTGGTGAATCTAAATGGGAATTTAAAGATAACAGAAGAAAAGTTGAAGCAAAAATTAGTGATTTGGACTGGTTAAACCGATTTAAACAAAGGGAAGTTGCTATTTATCCGGGTGATGCTGTCAAAGCTAAAGTCAAAACTGTATCAAAATATGATTCTCAAGGTGAGTTAATATCTATTAATTATACTATTGAAAAAGTAATTGAAGTTATACCTGAACCTCCTAAAAACCAACTTTCAATATTTCCCGAAAAAGATTTGGATAATAATAAATAATGGTTGAATTTAGTTTAAACTAATGTAACGGTACTCAATATCGATGTATATAAATTATATTTTAATATTCTTCCATTCTTTAGCATTCTCTTTAGCAAATATTTTTAAATGCCTTAAATTCTTGGTAGCGATAAAAACACCACGGCCGGGAAATTCCTCACTGAGAAGACTCCACTGCGCTGTAATAATCATATCAGCATCAATGTTTTTATCATCTGCTGTTTTGATGTGATTTTGGCGTGTATCAGCCCAAAGTTCAGCAGCTTTTTTAAGTACATCTGTAGTCACTGGTAGAAAGTATATCCTCTCTCTTAAACTATCAAGTTTTGGTAGTCCCTCGCTTTTTATACGAATAAATTCTCTTCTCACTTCATAATCAGAAATTTCTGAAGTAACTACTAAAACCCCTTTTGCAAGTAGGGTGTCAAACCATTTTGTACATTGAGATATTTCATCATCTTGTAGTTGAGATGCATCCTGAATAGGACTAGCGAGTAAGTCAAGTACTCCAGAGTCTAAAATAACAATCACGTTATAAATTCTTTCCGTTGCGTTTATTTTCTATTTCTTCAAGTCTGGACTTAGCCCAAGCTCTAGCAGGTTTATTTTTTTCTATTTGCTCCTCTGGGCTACGTCCTAAATATTTTGATGGTATTGGTAGTAACTTTGGTAACTCTATATTTTTGGCACGTTTTAATATAGATTGTGCCGTTTGCTGTAATTGAGATGTAGATTTTCCTTGCCTGATATCTACTGCTCTCTTGACAGCTTTTGGTATTAACAAAAAAGCATCTTTGTATTTTCTATACAAGTTTTGTTTTTGTTGAATAGATGGTAAAAATAACTTGGCTCTAATTAATAAGCTTTTCCATCCTTGAAATTTTTCATAAGATAAACAAAAATCCTTTGCTAAATTAATAAAAGATTGTTTGCTTTCTTCTGAAAAAATATCCCAGCAAAATTCTATACCTTCCGAGAGTTTTTGCAACTTCTCAGCGAAAGTATTTATATCAACTGGTAGATCATTTTTTAATTCAATGGGTGTATTAACTGCTTCAATGTATTTTCTGGTTCCGGCAATCATTTCTTGTAACGTGTCATCAACACTTTGACCCTTGAGGGCTGCTACTTCTCTAAAAAACTCTGATACCTCATCTTCTAATGAGTTAGAGCTATGATAGCTGTCAAAAATTCGCTGTATGCTAGTAACATCATCGGTAGCCAAGCGAATTTGTTTGGTTTGAAGATCTTGATGAATTCCGTTAAGCATTTACTGCGCCTCCCCTACAGAAGCTTTCATTATAATTGTATATCTCTTTTGTACTAAATTTTGTAACCTTCATGATGCCAATAGAGTTAGGTCTATTGTAAAGTCCCCTCCTGAGAAAAACTCCGAGGGGAAAACAATTAACGAAATTAGTATTATTTATTTCGAGGTGTGCTAGTTAAGCCTGTTGGATTGCCAAAATTTCAGACCAGCGCTAGTTTTGGCAACACAACCCAAAAACTTATTTTGGCTTTTGACCAGTAACAATACTCCAATAGCCAAAAGTTGCTTTAACTTGAATATCAACAAAACCAACCTCTGCCAGCATAGTAGATAATTCTAAACCAGAATATTGCTGCCCTCCAGCACACCAAAGGAGCATCATCAGGTTATATGCTGCTGTCGAAAGTGGTTCTGTCCGCTCATTATTAAACAGCCATTCATGAATAATCAAGCGACCACCAGGCTCTAAACTGTCAAAGCTTTTTTTTGTTAGAAAGCGGCATTGCTCTGGTGTCCAATCATGGTATATCAGGGAATAAAAATGTAAATCAACTGAAGGGAAGGGGTCGTTCCACATATTGCCAACATGAGTACTAATACGACCTTGCAATCCATGTTTATTAATAAATTCTTGTGCTATTTGGCAGATAGGTGCTAAGTCAAAAACAATAGCTTTTAAACTGGGACACTTTAAAGTTGCACCAATACAATGAGCACCAGAACCACCAGCAACGTCCAGCATCTCTCTATAGCCAGAAAGGTTTATAGTTTCAGGCCAAGCAAGGGAAGCGGAAATACTAGCAGAATGCATTGCGCGTGTAAAAGTCCGTGCTATTTCATCTTTTTGTTCATGAACTTCAAAGACATCTTCGCCATTATAAACCTGTGTTGCGTCTGTCAAAATTGACTTTTTTATTCCCGCATAAGAGTATGAATCTGCATTAGCAATCATCAAATTGAAATACCCACAAAAAGAGGTGGGGCTGGTTTCCAGCAAGTACTCGCGAGCTACAGTGGTGAGAGCATAATAGTTTTCTTTAAATTGAACCAAGCCCAAGGACGTACATATAGATAAAACTGCACTAATTGCCCGAATTTGCAGGTTGAGGCTTTGACAAATATCCTCTATAGTCCGGGGATTCTCAGCTAGAAGCGGAAACAGTTTTAGCTCATGAGCAACTAGGATTGTTGGATAAGCATGTAAACCAATGATTACATCCCAAACTTGTTT includes the following:
- a CDS encoding methyltransferase, giving the protein MTQQINKSLFDVIQQPQTDGKQVWDVIIGLHAYPTILVAHELKLFPLLAENPRTIEDICQSLNLQIRAISAVLSICTSLGLVQFKENYYALTTVAREYLLETSPTSFCGYFNLMIANADSYSYAGIKKSILTDATQVYNGEDVFEVHEQKDEIARTFTRAMHSASISASLAWPETINLSGYREMLDVAGGSGAHCIGATLKCPSLKAIVFDLAPICQIAQEFINKHGLQGRISTHVGNMWNDPFPSVDLHFYSLIYHDWTPEQCRFLTKKSFDSLEPGGRLIIHEWLFNNERTEPLSTAAYNLMMLLWCAGGQQYSGLELSTMLAEVGFVDIQVKATFGYWSIVTGQKPK